A DNA window from Oreochromis niloticus isolate F11D_XX unplaced genomic scaffold, O_niloticus_UMD_NMBU tig00003244_pilon, whole genome shotgun sequence contains the following coding sequences:
- the LOC100712495 gene encoding docosahexaenoic acid omega-hydroxylase CYP4F3, whose amino-acid sequence MTLLHSVLSLVLSWTGLCSVLYIFSTGLVAVVALWTVRLLLRHTWYSHRLSCFSKPQTRSWLLGHLGKMQSTEEGLQQVDDLVQTYKHSCCWFLGPFYHLVRLFHPDYVKPLLMAPASITVKDELIYHHLRPWLGHSLLISNGEVWSRKRRLLTPAFHFDILKSYIAVFNSSSKIMHDKWCRLVAEGKTNLEMFDHVSLMTLDSLLKCAFSYDSNCQESPSEYVSAIVELSDLATRRRENILHHWDWIYWKTQQGKRFKQALNTVHRFTRDVVQKRRTFLSQQRETETQLDVALTARRRKDFVDIILLTKDEDGKGLTDEEIQAEANTFMFAGHDTTASAICWTLYNLARHEDYQEKCRQEVMDLMEGRDGQEIEWEDLSNLPFTTMCIKESLRLHSPVPGVTRKYTQDMVLPGNRTVPAGTICLVSIYGTHHNPTVWTNPHEFDPLHFDPSNKKSQASHAFIPFSSGPRNCIGQKFAMAELRVVVALTLLRFRLTPGVNPELGSSSGRVRRLPQIVLRAEGGLWLQLEPLNRVTQKEQSDK is encoded by the exons ATGACTCTCCTGCACAGTGTTCTCTCTCTGGTCCTCAGCTGGACAGGTCTCTGTTCAGTCCTGTACATTTTCAGTACTGGACTGGTTGCTGTGGTTGCACTTTGGACTGTGAGGCTGCTGCTGCGTCACACCTGGTACTCTCACAGGTTGTCCTGTTTCAGCAAACCACAGACACGTTCGTGGCTGTTGGGCCATCTTGGGAAG ATGCAGAGCACAGAAGAAGGCCTCCAGCAGGTGGATGACCTGGTGCAGACATACAAACACTCCTGCTGCTGGTTCCTCGGTCCTTTCTATCACCTGGTCAGACTCTTTCATCCTGACTATGTCAAACCTCTGCTAATGGCACCCG CCAGCATCACAGTGAAAGATGAATTAATTTATCACCACCTGCGCCCATGGCTGG GACACAGTCTGTTGATCAGTAACGGAGAGGTGTGGTCCCGCAAGAGACGACTGCTCACTCCAGCTTTCCATTTTGATATATTGAAGAGCTACATTGCCGTATTTAACTCCTCATCTAAAATCATGCAT gACAAGTGGTGCCGACTTGTAGCAGAAGGCAAAACTAATCTGGAGATGTTTGACCATGTCAGTCTGATGACTCTGGACAGTTTACTAAAATGTGCCTTCAGCTATGACAGCAACTGTCAGGA GTCTCCCAGTGAGTACGTGTCAGCCATAGTGGAGCTCAGTGACCTGGCAACACGTCGGCGAGAAAATATTTTACACCACTGGGACTGGATTTACTGGAAGACTCAGCAGGGGAAACGATTCAAACAAGCCTTAAACACTGTACACAG GTTCACCAGGGATGTGGTTCAGAAGCGTCGTACCTTCCTTAGCCaacagagggagacagaaaCACAATTGGATGTTGCCCTAACAGCTCGGAGGAGGAAAGATTTTGTAGACATTATACTGCTGACAAAG GATGAAGATGGGAAAGGCCTGACAGATGAGGAGATACAGGCTGAGGCCAACACTTTCATGTTTGCAG gtCACGACACAACAGCCAGTGCCATCTGCTGGACGTTGTATAATTTAGCACGCCATGAAGACTATCAGGAAAAAtgcagacaggaagtgatgGACCTGATGGAGGGACGAGATGGACAAGAAATTGAGTG GGAGGATCTGTCCAACCTTCCCTTCACCACCATGTGCATCAAAGAGAGCCTCAGACTCCACTCTCCTGTGCCGGGTGTAACACGGAAGTACACCCAGGACATGGTGCTGCCAGGAAATCGCACAGTCCCAGCAG GTACAATCTGCCTGGTCAGCATTTATGGAACACACCATAACCCCACTGTCTGGACAAACCCACAT GAATTTGATCCCCTCCATTTTGACCCGAGCAACAAAAAGAGCCAAGCTTCTCATGCCTTCATCCCCTTCTCCTCAGGGCCCAG GAACTGTATTGGTCAGAAATTTGCCATGGCGGAGCTTCGAGTTGTTGTAGCGCTGACCCTGCTCAGGTTTCGACTCACCCCAGGGGTGAACCCTGAACTCGGGAGCAGCTCGGGGAGAGTTCGCCGTCTTCCCCAAATCGTCCTGCGTGCAGAGGGCGGCCTGTGGCTGCAGCTGGAGCCTCTTAACAGAGTCACACAGAAGGAGCAGTCAGATAAATGA